In one Tachysurus fulvidraco isolate hzauxx_2018 chromosome 16, HZAU_PFXX_2.0, whole genome shotgun sequence genomic region, the following are encoded:
- the LOC113635523 gene encoding uncharacterized protein LOC113635523, protein MITLFIALCLLTSVKPSNIKEIQVKKIKSGEDVTMKCGVFNDKTKLVWFKQSFGKVPQLVGRAVGKDFRLDAEFNDGRFSVRDDKLFNLDIKNVTEEDTGTYFCVEMLNTSPDFTSGTLLVVEDEEMKRSPPAVKVLENGELLTLQCSVQAITSSCEEPSVYWFRHGSGESDPGIIYTHGNASDECKKSSEAGSPPQSCVYTLPKRKLTTSGKEMLYCAVAECGQILFRNGIMPAEKSCCFQNQVMIYLSGGQSHAQLRTAFNVNTVDGRAAVHLQTDVCRVWEHGCLSISREGVAARSLALDTWLGHV, encoded by the exons ATGATCACACTCTTTATTGCTCTTTGCCTCTTAACATCAG tgaaacCTTCTAACATCAAGGAGattcaagttaaaaaaataaagagtggAGAAGATGTTACTATGAAATGTGGCGTGTTTAATGACAAAACTAAACTTGTTTGGTTCAAACAGAGTTTTGGAAAGGTTCCTCAGTTGGTAGGGAGAGCAGTGGGGAAAGATTTCAGACTTGATGCAGAATTTAATGATGGACGCTTCAGTGTTAGGGATGACAAATTGTTTAATCTCGACATTAAAAATGTGACAGAAGAGGATACAGGAACATACTTCTGTGTAGAAATGCTGAACACTTCACCAGACTTTACATCTGGAACCCTTTTGGTTGTtgaag ATGAGGAGATGAAACGATCTCCTCCAGCTGTAAAGGTGTTGGAGAACGGAGAGTTGCTCACActccagtgttcagtacaaGCCATTACTTCAAGCTGTGAAGAACCGAGCGTGTACTGGTTCAGACACGGCTCAGGAGAATCTGATCCAGGAATCATTTACACTCATGGAAACGCCAGTGATGAGTGTAAGAAGAGCTCTGAGGCTGGTTCTCCTCCACAGAGCTGTGTCTACACTCTCCCCAAGAGGAAGCTCACAACCTCTGGTAAAGAAATGCTCTACTGTGCTGTGGCTGAGTGTGGACAAATCCTCTTCAGGAATGGAATTATGCCTGCAGAGAAAA GTTGTTGTTTCCAGAATCAGGTGATGATCTATCTTTCCGGGGG GCAGAGTCACGCACAGCTGCGGACGGCCTTTAATGTCAACACGGTTGATGGAAGGGCCGCGGTGCACTTACAGACAGACGTGTGCAGGGTTTGGGAGCACGGGTGTCTGAGCATCAGCCGCGAGGGGGTAGCGGCGAGATCACTGGCACTGGACACGTGGCTGGGTCACGTCTAG